The following coding sequences are from one Capsicum annuum cultivar UCD-10X-F1 chromosome 3, UCD10Xv1.1, whole genome shotgun sequence window:
- the LOC107863795 gene encoding VAN3-binding protein, with protein sequence MENRWSEKNLVNLPESPKAPMEFLSRSWSASALQVCKALTSSSASSTSPSLLPKTNNNSSANNNANTNSSGSSTVVVTIPENMVSVEEEDSANKLAGNTFSFASSATSQLVLERIMSQSMHNGQEISPLTSGRLSHSSGPLNGSLTEETDSPPVSPSEEFEDVVKYLKANSTLQPLFTNVRSGYSGSAVGLAPNTPGGKTVGRWLKERREKKKEESRAQNAQLHAVISVAGVAASVAAIAAATASASSTGKDEQMARTDAAVASAAMLIAAQCVEAAEAMGADRDHLMSAISSAVNVRSHGDISTLTAAAATALRGAATLKARALKEVWNIAAVIPIEKGISGGTGRNSDQNHSNNGNNYCEGLDIEENFLGVCNQELLARGRELLKRTRNGDLHWKIVSVYLHRSGEVMLKMKSKHVGKTITKKKKNVVLEVYKNVPAWPGRHLFEDGEKRRYFGLKTEIRGVVEFECKNQREYEMWTQGVSRLLSMVAERKKRFQH encoded by the exons ATGGAGAATAGATGGTCAGAGAAAAACTTGGTGAATCTGCCAGAAAGTCCAAAAGCACCAATGGAATTCTTGTCAAGATCATGGAGTGCCTCTGCTTTGCAAGTATGCAAAGCCTTAACTTCCTCTTCTGCTTCTTCAACATCTCCTTCACTTCTTCCTAAGACAAATAATAACTCCTCTGCTAATAATAATGCAAACACAAACAGTAGTGGTAGTAGTACTGTTGTTGTTACTATACCAGAGAACATGGTCTCTGTTGAGGAAGAAGATTCTGCTAATAAGCTTGCTGGAAATACATTCTCTTTTGCTTCCTCTGCTACTTCTCAACTTGTCCTTGAACGCATCATGTCTCAATCC aTGCATAATGGGCAGGAGATATCACCATTAACATCAGGAAGACTGTCTCATAGTAGTGGACCTCTAAATGGTTCTCTGACTGAAGAAACTGATAGTCCTCCCGTCTCTCCTTCTGAAGAGTTTGAAGATGTTGTTAAG TACTTGAAAGCAAACAGTACTCTGCAACCATTATTCACAAATGTGAGGAGCGGATACAGTGGATCAGCTGTTGGGCTAGCACCCAACACCCCTGGTGGTAAGACAGTAGGGAGGTGGTTAAAGgaaaggagagagaaaaagaaagaggagaGTAGGGCCCAGAACGCGCAACTCCATGCTGTCATTTCAGTAGCAGGAGTTGCTGCTTCAGTGGCCGCAATTGCTGCAGCCACCGCATCAGCATCATCCACGGGCAAAGATGAGCAAATGGCGAGGACTGACGCTGCTGTCGCTTCAGCAGCAATGCTGATCGCGGCGCAGTGTGTGGAGGCTGCTGAAGCAATGGGAGCGGACCGTGACCATCTCATGTCAGCAATTAGCTCTGCTGTCAATGTTCGTTCTCATGGGGATATATCAACTCTCACTGCTGCTGCTGCTACAG CATTGCGAGGGGCAGCAACATTAAAGGCAAGAGCACTGAAGGAAGTATGGAACATAGCAGCAGTAATTCCAATAGAAAAGGGAATTAGCGGAGGCACAGGTCGAAACAGTGACCAAAACCACAGCAACAATGGCAATAATTACTGCGAGGGACTTGACATTGAAGAGAACTTTTTGGGCGTTTGTAATCAAGAATTGCTGGCTCGGGGTCGCGAGCTTCTCAAGAGAACGCGTAATG GTGATCTTCACTGGAAAATTGTCTCTGTCTATCTTCATCGAAGTGGAGAG GTGATGCTGAAGATGAAAAGCAAACATGTGGGGAAAACCATCACCAAGAAGAAGAAAA ATGTAGTACTAGAAGTTTACAAGAATGTACCAGCATGGCCAGGAAGGCATTTATTTGAGGATGGAGAAAAACGTAGGTATTTTGGATTGAAGACAGAGATACGTGGTGTAGTTGAGTTCGAATGcaaaaaccaaagagaatatGAGATGTGGACTCAAGGTGTTTCAAGACTTCTTTCTATGGTGGCTGAAAGAAAGAAGAGATTTCAACACTAA